The following are encoded together in the Culex pipiens pallens isolate TS chromosome 1, TS_CPP_V2, whole genome shotgun sequence genome:
- the LOC120430267 gene encoding acyl-CoA Delta-9 desaturase isoform X2, with protein MMGCANLLRSKMAPNVLGNTLLLAEACIEQEDPNNNSQIKANKSILNVRTATADSAARVQADEPQKTEQKQSASSFSSSSAYRTVLVWRNIIAFVYLHAGFLYGVYLSFTSAKGSTTLLALALGMFGAFGITAGAHRLWSHRAYKAKWPLRVLLMLSQTLAFQNSIYEWVRDHRVHHKFTDTDADPHNARRGFFFSHIGWLMVKKHPDVKQKGQTVDMSDLEQDQVVMFQKKYYFFLMPMFCFVIPTYMACYLLDESLTNSWYVVAIFRYVASLNGTWLVNSWAHIWGTKPYDKNISPTNSTFVGIAAVGEGWHNYHHVFPWDYKTSELGVYSTNLTTAVIDFFAWIGWAYDLKSVSDDLIKKRVLRTGDGSHQYSEEQLREKMVDYINNLDHENENVVWGWDDVDMKDADRKDATVSNKID; from the exons ATGATGGGATGCGCAA atCTTCTCCGTTCCAAGATGGCTCCCAACGTCCTTGGGAATACCCTGCTGTTAGCAGAGGCATGCATAGAGCAGGAGGACCCAAACAACAACAGCCAGATCAAAGCGAACAAATCGATCCTGAACGTCCGAACAGCCACAGCGGATTCCGCGGCACGTGTCCAG GCCGATGAACCCCAGAAGACTGAACAGAAGCAGTCCGCGTCCTCCTTCAGCAGCAGTTCCGCGTACCGGACGGTTCTGGTCTGGCGCAACATTATCGCCTTTGTCTATCTGCATGCCGGGTTCCTGTACGGCGTCTACCTGTCCTTCACGTCGGCCAAAGGCAGCACCACCCTGCTCG CTCTGGCGCTCGGCATGTTTGGCGCGTTCGGAATCACGGCCGGAGCGCACCGGCTGTGGTCACATCGCGCGTACAAGGCCAAGTGGCCGCTGCGGGTGCTGCTGATGCTGTCGCAGACGCTGGCCTTCCAGAACAGCATCTACGAGTGGGTCCGGGACCACCGGGTGCACCATAAGTTCACCGACACGGACGCCGACCCGCACAACGCCCGCCGCGGTTTCTTCTTCTCGCACATTGGCTGGCTGATGGTGAAGAAGCACCCGGACGTGAAGCAGAAGGGCCAAACCGTGGACATGAGCGATTTGGAGCAGGACCAGGTCGTGATGTTCCAGAAGAA ATACTACTTCTTCCTGATGCCGATGTTCTGCTTCGTGATCCCGACCTACATGGCCTGTTACCTGCTGGACGAATCCCTGACCAACTCGTGGTACGTCGTGGCCATCTTCCGCTACGTGGCATCGCTGAACGGCACGTGGCTGGTCAACAGTTGGGCCCATATCTGGGGAACGAAGCCGTACGACAA GAACATCTCGCCCACCAACAGCACTTTTGTGGGAATCGCGGCCGTTGGCGAGGGCTGGCACAACTACCACCACGTGTTCCCGTGGGACTACAAGACGTCCGAGCTGGGCGTGTACAGCACGAACCTGACGACGGCCGTGATTGACTTTTTCGCGTGGATCGGCTGGGCGTACGACCTGAAGTCCGTGTCGGACGATTTGATCAAGAAGCGCGTGCTGAGGACTGGGGACGGATCGCACCAGTACAGCGAGGAGCAGCTGCGCGAAAAGATGGTCGACTATATCAACAATCTGGACCACGAAAACGAGAACGTCGTGTGGGGCTGGGACGACGTGGACATGAAGGATGCCGATCGGAAGGACGCAACCGTTAGCAACAAGATCGATTGA
- the LOC120430267 gene encoding acyl-CoA Delta-9 desaturase isoform X1, protein MRKYCQNLLRSKMAPNVLGNTLLLAEACIEQEDPNNNSQIKANKSILNVRTATADSAARVQADEPQKTEQKQSASSFSSSSAYRTVLVWRNIIAFVYLHAGFLYGVYLSFTSAKGSTTLLALALGMFGAFGITAGAHRLWSHRAYKAKWPLRVLLMLSQTLAFQNSIYEWVRDHRVHHKFTDTDADPHNARRGFFFSHIGWLMVKKHPDVKQKGQTVDMSDLEQDQVVMFQKKYYFFLMPMFCFVIPTYMACYLLDESLTNSWYVVAIFRYVASLNGTWLVNSWAHIWGTKPYDKNISPTNSTFVGIAAVGEGWHNYHHVFPWDYKTSELGVYSTNLTTAVIDFFAWIGWAYDLKSVSDDLIKKRVLRTGDGSHQYSEEQLREKMVDYINNLDHENENVVWGWDDVDMKDADRKDATVSNKID, encoded by the exons ATGCGCAAGTACTGTCAAA atCTTCTCCGTTCCAAGATGGCTCCCAACGTCCTTGGGAATACCCTGCTGTTAGCAGAGGCATGCATAGAGCAGGAGGACCCAAACAACAACAGCCAGATCAAAGCGAACAAATCGATCCTGAACGTCCGAACAGCCACAGCGGATTCCGCGGCACGTGTCCAG GCCGATGAACCCCAGAAGACTGAACAGAAGCAGTCCGCGTCCTCCTTCAGCAGCAGTTCCGCGTACCGGACGGTTCTGGTCTGGCGCAACATTATCGCCTTTGTCTATCTGCATGCCGGGTTCCTGTACGGCGTCTACCTGTCCTTCACGTCGGCCAAAGGCAGCACCACCCTGCTCG CTCTGGCGCTCGGCATGTTTGGCGCGTTCGGAATCACGGCCGGAGCGCACCGGCTGTGGTCACATCGCGCGTACAAGGCCAAGTGGCCGCTGCGGGTGCTGCTGATGCTGTCGCAGACGCTGGCCTTCCAGAACAGCATCTACGAGTGGGTCCGGGACCACCGGGTGCACCATAAGTTCACCGACACGGACGCCGACCCGCACAACGCCCGCCGCGGTTTCTTCTTCTCGCACATTGGCTGGCTGATGGTGAAGAAGCACCCGGACGTGAAGCAGAAGGGCCAAACCGTGGACATGAGCGATTTGGAGCAGGACCAGGTCGTGATGTTCCAGAAGAA ATACTACTTCTTCCTGATGCCGATGTTCTGCTTCGTGATCCCGACCTACATGGCCTGTTACCTGCTGGACGAATCCCTGACCAACTCGTGGTACGTCGTGGCCATCTTCCGCTACGTGGCATCGCTGAACGGCACGTGGCTGGTCAACAGTTGGGCCCATATCTGGGGAACGAAGCCGTACGACAA GAACATCTCGCCCACCAACAGCACTTTTGTGGGAATCGCGGCCGTTGGCGAGGGCTGGCACAACTACCACCACGTGTTCCCGTGGGACTACAAGACGTCCGAGCTGGGCGTGTACAGCACGAACCTGACGACGGCCGTGATTGACTTTTTCGCGTGGATCGGCTGGGCGTACGACCTGAAGTCCGTGTCGGACGATTTGATCAAGAAGCGCGTGCTGAGGACTGGGGACGGATCGCACCAGTACAGCGAGGAGCAGCTGCGCGAAAAGATGGTCGACTATATCAACAATCTGGACCACGAAAACGAGAACGTCGTGTGGGGCTGGGACGACGTGGACATGAAGGATGCCGATCGGAAGGACGCAACCGTTAGCAACAAGATCGATTGA
- the LOC120430267 gene encoding acyl-CoA Delta-9 desaturase isoform X3, whose translation MAPNVLGNTLLLAEACIEQEDPNNNSQIKANKSILNVRTATADSAARVQADEPQKTEQKQSASSFSSSSAYRTVLVWRNIIAFVYLHAGFLYGVYLSFTSAKGSTTLLALALGMFGAFGITAGAHRLWSHRAYKAKWPLRVLLMLSQTLAFQNSIYEWVRDHRVHHKFTDTDADPHNARRGFFFSHIGWLMVKKHPDVKQKGQTVDMSDLEQDQVVMFQKKYYFFLMPMFCFVIPTYMACYLLDESLTNSWYVVAIFRYVASLNGTWLVNSWAHIWGTKPYDKNISPTNSTFVGIAAVGEGWHNYHHVFPWDYKTSELGVYSTNLTTAVIDFFAWIGWAYDLKSVSDDLIKKRVLRTGDGSHQYSEEQLREKMVDYINNLDHENENVVWGWDDVDMKDADRKDATVSNKID comes from the exons ATGGCTCCCAACGTCCTTGGGAATACCCTGCTGTTAGCAGAGGCATGCATAGAGCAGGAGGACCCAAACAACAACAGCCAGATCAAAGCGAACAAATCGATCCTGAACGTCCGAACAGCCACAGCGGATTCCGCGGCACGTGTCCAG GCCGATGAACCCCAGAAGACTGAACAGAAGCAGTCCGCGTCCTCCTTCAGCAGCAGTTCCGCGTACCGGACGGTTCTGGTCTGGCGCAACATTATCGCCTTTGTCTATCTGCATGCCGGGTTCCTGTACGGCGTCTACCTGTCCTTCACGTCGGCCAAAGGCAGCACCACCCTGCTCG CTCTGGCGCTCGGCATGTTTGGCGCGTTCGGAATCACGGCCGGAGCGCACCGGCTGTGGTCACATCGCGCGTACAAGGCCAAGTGGCCGCTGCGGGTGCTGCTGATGCTGTCGCAGACGCTGGCCTTCCAGAACAGCATCTACGAGTGGGTCCGGGACCACCGGGTGCACCATAAGTTCACCGACACGGACGCCGACCCGCACAACGCCCGCCGCGGTTTCTTCTTCTCGCACATTGGCTGGCTGATGGTGAAGAAGCACCCGGACGTGAAGCAGAAGGGCCAAACCGTGGACATGAGCGATTTGGAGCAGGACCAGGTCGTGATGTTCCAGAAGAA ATACTACTTCTTCCTGATGCCGATGTTCTGCTTCGTGATCCCGACCTACATGGCCTGTTACCTGCTGGACGAATCCCTGACCAACTCGTGGTACGTCGTGGCCATCTTCCGCTACGTGGCATCGCTGAACGGCACGTGGCTGGTCAACAGTTGGGCCCATATCTGGGGAACGAAGCCGTACGACAA GAACATCTCGCCCACCAACAGCACTTTTGTGGGAATCGCGGCCGTTGGCGAGGGCTGGCACAACTACCACCACGTGTTCCCGTGGGACTACAAGACGTCCGAGCTGGGCGTGTACAGCACGAACCTGACGACGGCCGTGATTGACTTTTTCGCGTGGATCGGCTGGGCGTACGACCTGAAGTCCGTGTCGGACGATTTGATCAAGAAGCGCGTGCTGAGGACTGGGGACGGATCGCACCAGTACAGCGAGGAGCAGCTGCGCGAAAAGATGGTCGACTATATCAACAATCTGGACCACGAAAACGAGAACGTCGTGTGGGGCTGGGACGACGTGGACATGAAGGATGCCGATCGGAAGGACGCAACCGTTAGCAACAAGATCGATTGA
- the LOC120430268 gene encoding uncharacterized protein LOC120430268: MIVQTRSMLWLAVLLLLSVSPSWSELRKTFHSKISGSSSSSRFLFHHFHDRGHDHHHQTHKKQLEVTTLGEVENEITTLEPSTDSPSEPLPAYEKSLPLRVLNCMAKVSLVECSKLYLLQNMESRKYDFHTSGNITYDVQQILLPSYQQPDNKLFEDRLLKLNSSEVDRRINVGLALLFNERHFDLKFLPGFGLRITPTEGNTLEFSIRNQLTTTPSAVPAEEGRGRRRNDKDRDRDGKHENRDKRKATKHLLQLGVPIVLLPTMLLASVMPMMIPVLKFATFFTSFVNHAALAAAVMYLARQHAQEQEEKQTVYFNAGYNN; this comes from the coding sequence ATGATCGTTCAAACTCGATCGATGCTTTGGCTAGCGGTTTTGCTGTTGCTGTCGGTGTCGCCATCTTGGAGCGAGCTCCGAAAGACCTTTCACAGCAAAATAAGCGGTTCGAGCAGTTCGAGCAGATTTCTGTTTCACCACTTCCACGATCGAGGACACGATCATCACCACCAGACGCACAAGAAACAGTTGGAGGTGACCACATTGGGTGAGGTTGAGAACGAAATTACCACGTTGGAACCATCGACAGACTCTCCGTCCGAGCCACTTCCGGCTTACGAAAAGTCCCTGCCATTGCGAGTGCTCAACTGTATGGCCAAGGTATCCCTAGTGGAGTGCAGCAAGCTGTACCTGCTCCAAAACATGGAGTCCCGCAAGTATGACTTCCACACCAGCGGAAACATCACCTACGACGTTCAGCAGATCCTGCTACCCTCGTACCAACAGCCAGACAACAAGCTCTTCGAGGATCGTCTGCTGAAGCTCAACTCTTCCGAGGTCGATCGACGGATCAACGTTGGTCTCGCCCTTCTCTTCAACGAACGTCATTTCGACCTCAAGTTCTTGCCCGGGTTCGGCCTCCGAATCACCCCTACCGAAGGCAACACCCTAGAATTCTCCATCCGAAACCAACTCACCACCACCCCCAGCGCGGTCCCCGCCGAAGAGGGACGCGGTCGTCGTCGAAACGACAAGGATCGTGACCGTGACGGTAAGCACGAAAATCGGGACAAACGGAAAGCCACCAAGCATCTGCTTCAGCTGGGCGTCCCCATCGTGCTGCTGCCCACGATGCTGCTGGCCAGCGTGATGCCGATGATGATTCCGGTGCTCAAGTTTGCGACCTTTTTCACCAGTTTTGTGAATCACGCGGCGTTGGCCGCGGCCGTCATGTATCTGGCCCGGCAGCACGCCCAGGAGCAGGAGGAAAAGCAGACGGTGTACTTTAACGCCGGGTACAATAACTAG
- the LOC120430262 gene encoding protein apnoia: MSSRVEQVLVAGAILCCLMASMAWAAEEEEQQEVAEGRTFGHHFLKRLSFATVPAAFVIGVITTLLSALTIVSMKGLGVGVILLVLAVSQILARSFPTALPPPPITYAAPAPGPLPLVYHRDW, from the exons ATGTCCTCCCGCGTAGAACAAGTCCTGGTGGCGGGTGCCATTCTGTGCTGCCTGATGGCCTCCATGGCCTGGGCCGCTGAGGAGGAGGAACAGCAAGAAGTTGCAG AGGGCCGAACCTTCGGTCACCACTTCCTAAAACGGCTCAGCTTCGCCACCGTTCCCGCAGCGTTCGTCATTGGAGTCATTACGACGCTGCTGTCGGCGTTAACGATCGTCTCGATGAAGGGATTGGGTGTTGGG GTCATCCTTCTAGTGCTTGCCGTTTCGCAAATTCTAGCAAGAAGCTTCCCAACGGCCCTCCCACCACCTCCGATCACCTATGCCGCCCCCGCTCCGGGACCCCTGCCCTTGGTGTACCACCGGGACTGGTAG
- the LOC120430263 gene encoding uncharacterized protein LOC120430263: MARNSGRVLRVVGVVLTLMVVCVRCEMRKSWKVKSTTAADEELPSPVLVKQSRMEQEVEAADPGPNLVESRTEQVEQETSPASSSTTAASQSQTTAKSRLRSTYVANRTAALFNSLRESVKAAPFLEDHVPDIQIDDFSADDTEEDDFGGEERDDHDAKAKKSDEDPYAEGYDMIETILEEVKSIASGEKPAEKPEATAEEPAEKVKQYDFGPVLNMTIDEPNNIVNVKLNEKVLKDIFTGRGSGGGFGGGNKKMWKYAMPLFILPFLIQSAVVPFMLMTVKLFLFKSFLAGKLAILLLLLGAFKNFTQKKEKDVYIKDLPERRYEPYNEWPYPYHSEGGRPSWA, translated from the exons ATGGCGCGCAATTCCGGACGCGTTCTACGGGTCGTCGGTGTAGTGTTGACGCTGATGGTCGTTTGTGTACGATGTGAAATGCGCAAATCCTGGAAGGTGAAGAGTACGACAGCAGCGGATGAGGAGCTGCCGAGTCCCGTTCTGGTGAAGCAATCTCGGATGGAACAGGAAGTGGAGGCTGCAGATCCTGGTCCGAACTTGGTAGAATCTCGGACGGAACAGGTTGAGCAGGAGACATCTCCAGCAAGTAGTTCAACGACTGCGGCAAGTCAGAGCCAGACAACGGCCAAGAGTCGTCTTCGGAGTACATACGTGGCGAATCGGACAGCGGCGTTGTTTAACTCACTTCGGGAGAGCGTCAAGGCGGCACCGTTCCTGGAGGACCACGTGCCGGACATACAAATCGACGACTTCTCCGCGGACGATACGGAAGAGGATGATTTCGGTGGTGAAGAACGCGACGACCACGATGCCAAAGCTAAGAAAAGCGACGAGGATCCTTACGCCGAAGGGTACGACATGATCGAGACCATCCTGGAGGAGGTTAAAAGCATCGCGAGTGGGGAAAAGCCTGCCGAGAAACCGGAAGCGACCGCCGAAGAACCAGCCGAGAAGGTCAAGCAGTATGACTTTGGACCGGTGCTGAACATGACCATAGACGAGCCGAACAACATCGTGAACGTGAAGCTCAACGAGAAGGTGTTGAAGGATATCTTCACGG GTCGTGGTAGCGGCGGTGGCTTTGGAGGTGGCAACAAGAAGATGTGGAAGTACGCGATGCCCCTGTTCATCCTGCCCTTCCTGATTCAGTCGGCGGTTGTGCCGTTTATGCTGATGACGGTGAAGTTGTTCCTGTTCAAGTCTTTCCTGGCGGGTAAGTTGGCGAtcctgttgctgttgctggggGCGTTCAAGAACTTTACCCAGAAGAAGGAAAAGGACGTGTACATCAAGGATCTGCCTGAGCGGCGGTACGAGCCATACAACGAGTGGCCCTATCCGTACCACTCCGAAGGGGGGAGGCCAAGCTGGGCTTAG
- the LOC120430276 gene encoding protein Wnt-8 has translation MLDFAVVTRWSVLERMKIFFAVVLAGLVTLVHGMDSSASALVSESIELALTSCRSQFRWERWNCPTIQFLTKRNAAGSLDREAAFVRAISTASLIYTYARNCSRGTSYGSCGCNDMSQNWERCSVQQQLQQDPRELSWKLDAKGYGNAHNRRAGWLAVQNAVRKNCRCHGVSGSCAMRTCWSTMNSFGLIATGVKQMYAEGVRLFVDNSGRLNSRKIRPDQLAFTHVSPDYCQRDILSGWPGMVNRPCSMARGENVSEDERKSCRKLCRQCGLKVRPHTKMETRKCNCRFTWCCRVVCDSCVELVEEYRCQLN, from the exons ATGCTGGATTTTGCAGTGGTCACACGGTGGTCGGTTCTCGAGAGGATGAAAATTTTCTTCGCTGTAGTACTGGCTGGGTTGGTAACGTTGGTTCACGGGATGGACAGTTCGGCGTCGGCGTTGGTATCGGAGAGCATCGAGTTGGCCTTGACCAGCTGTCGCAGCCAGTTTCGCTGGGAACGCTGGAACTGCCCGACGATACAGTTCCTGACGAAACGTAATGCGGCGGGCTCCTTGGATCGGGAAGCGGCCTTCGTGCGGGCGATTAGCACGGCCTCCTTGATCTACACGTATGCAAGAAACTGCTCACGTGGGACCAGCTACGGAAGTTGCGGTTGCAACGACATGTCTCAAAACTGGGAACGATGCAGCGTTCAGCAGCAGCTCCAGCAGGATCCTCGCGAGCTAAGCTGGAAGCTGGACGCTAAAGGGTACGGAAATGCCCACAATCGTAGGGCCGGTTGGTTGGCGGTGCAGAATGCCGTTCGGAAGAACTGCCGGTGCCACGGAGTGTCCGGATCGTGTGCCATGCGCACGTGTTGGAGCACGATGAACTCGTTCGGACTGATCGCGACCGGGGTGAAGCAGATGTACGCCGAAGGTGTGCGGCTTTTTGTGGACAATTCGGGCAGGTTGAACAGTCGGAAAATACGACCGGATCAGCTCGCTTTTACTCACG TTTCTCCGGACTACTGCCAGCGGGACATTTTGTCCGGATGGCCCGGAATGGTCAATCGGCCGTGCTCAATGGCACGGGGAGAAAATGTTTCCGAGGACGAGAGGAAATCGTGTCGAAAGTTATGCCGGCAGTGCGGGCTAAAAGTTCGGCCCCATACCAAGATGGAGACCCGGAAGTGTAACTGTCGGTTCACCTGGTGTTGCCGCGTGGTTTGCGATAGCTGTGTGGAGCTAGTTGAAGAATATCGGTGTCAGTTAAATTAA